In Nicotiana tabacum cultivar K326 chromosome 11, ASM71507v2, whole genome shotgun sequence, a single window of DNA contains:
- the LOC107790393 gene encoding uncharacterized protein LOC107790393: MVIPKYSDPKTIYTPKDIQFDMLSEHGVNLTYMQAWRAKEKALQFLRGYYADSYSKLPSYLYILEKTYPGSVVKLKKTDDDCFLYVFVVICTSISGWNYCRPVVVVDGTFLKSAYKGIMLTASTMDAAGTILPLAYVVVDSEQFKLAYGERANMCHIWTNIRAKFKKGHLKLSELYFATARSYTLDEFNERMSKIEEIDPRVKAYLYDIGYHKWSRVHAMVNKTWTMTSNIAESLNVVTKYTRELPIVELLEYMRTLLERWTKEKLLKVKGTFTYLGYKFNKELDDNRTLSHKLRVRASADYIHTVIDGVRRYIVCLENKKCSCGQFQLDELPCPHALAALRQRDESFEEYCSPYYTRANLLRTYEIPVNSMSDESKWNVPQHITEEVVNPPKGGKR; this comes from the exons ATGGTTATTCCAAAATATTCTGATCCTAAGACAATTTACACCccaaaagacattcaatttgaCATGTTGTCTGAACACGGCGTGAATCTAACCTACATGCAAGcctggagagcaaaggaaaaggctTTACAGTTTTTGAGAGGTTATTATGCTGACTCCTACAGCAAATTGCCTAGTTATTTGTATATTCTAGAGAAGACTTATCCGGGGTCTGTAGTTAAATTGAAGAAGACAGACGATGACTGCTtcttgtatgtatttgttgtgatTTGTACGTCAATCAGTGGTTGGAATTATTGTAGGCCAGTTGTAGTAGTTGATGGGACCTTTTTAAAGTCAGCGTACAAGGGAATAATGCTAACAGCCAGTACAATGGATGCAGCAG GTACCATATTACCATTGGCATATGTTGTTGTTGATTCAGAGCAATTCAAGCTCGCGTATGGTGAAAGAGCAAACATGTGT catatttggacaaatatacGGGCAAAGTTCAAGAAGGGACATCTTAAGCTAAGTGAATTATACTTTGCCACGGCGCGGTCATACACacttgatgaatttaatgaaaggatgTCAAAGATTGAGGAGATTGACCCCCGTGTTAAAGCATACTTATACGATATTGGATATCATAAATGGTCTCGAGTACATGCAATGGTGAACAAAACTTGGACTATGACATCAAATATTGCAGAGTCGTTGAATGTTGTAACAAAATATACAAGAGAACTGCCGATAGTAGAACTATTAGAGTATATGAGGACCCTTCTTGAACGTTGGACgaaagaaaaattattgaaagTAAAGGGTACATTTACATATCTTGGATACAAATTCAACAAAGAGTTGGATGACAACAGAACATTATCGCACAAGCTTAGA GTGAGGGCTTCAGCAGACTACATCCATACAGTAATAGATGGTGTGAGGCGCTATATTGTTTGTCTTGAAAACAAGAAATGTAGTTGTGGACAATTCCAGCTTGATGAACTACCTTGTCCACATGCTTTGGCTGCTTTAAGACAAAGGGATGAGTCCTTTGAAGAATATTGTTCTCCTTATTACACAAGGGCGAACCTCTTGCGTACGTATGAAATACCAGTAAATTCGATGTCTGATGAAAGTAAATGGAATGTGCCACAACATATAACTGAAGAAGTAGTAAATCCACCTAAAGGAGGGAAAAGGTAG